A region of the Pseudomonas sp. A34-9 genome:
GCACATTGACGTGAATGCCGGTCTTGGCTTCGAAGGCTTTGGCGATCGCGTCGCCTACTTCCTTGTGCTGGCCGTTGTAGAGAGTCAGGGAAACCGTATCGGCAGCCTGGGTGAGGGGAGTGGCGAGCGCCAGGCCGAGGAGGGTAAAGGTCAGGCCTCGGCGCAGGGTATTTCGAAACGTCATTCGCAGGGTTCCTCACTGTCGCATTGCAAAAACTTGCAACAATGATAAACGATATTGTTTCTCAAGTGCGCCTTGCGGGCCGGGGCAGGGTCTGGTACGGCGAATTGCGCTGCCTGTGTAGGAGCTACTGAAGGCTCGGGCCGCGTTCGGACGATCTTTTGACCCTGTTTTTTTCAGATCAAAAGATCGCAGCCTCGTTTCACTCGTCAGCTCCTACAGGTGAGGGGCGATAAATTTCTGGAAGCCAGAAACGCAAAAACCCGCTTTCGCGGGTTTCTGTGAAATTCAAGGCCGTAACCTTGAATTTGAATTGGTGCCCAGAAGAAGACTCGAACTTCCACGACCGTAAGGTCACCAGCACCTGAAGCTGGCGTGTCTACCAATTTCACCATCTGGGCAATCATCGCTAGCGTTGCCGCTGTTGATGTGGCGCACTATACGGAGCGCCTTTTGATCTGTAAACCCCTGATTTAATTTTAATAAATCAGTTTTAAGAAAACCCGGGCTTAGAATGCAAAAAACCCGCTTTCGCGGGTTTTGTGTGAGCCTTGAAACTGATCTAGTCTCAAGCTCGAAATTGGTGCCCAGAAGAAGACTCGAACTTCCACGACCGTAAGGTCACCAGCACCTGAAGCTGGCGTGTCTACCAATTTCACCATCTGGGCAGTATCGGCAACGCTTGTGCGTCGTCGATGGCGCGCACTATACGGAGCGTCTTTTTAACTGTAAACCCCTGTCAGCAAAAAACATGATTTTTTTTACCGGCGGTGTGCAAAACGGCTTTCCAGCGTCAATACAGGGCCTCTGTTGGGCCTTATAGAGTCGGAAATTTCCCGTTTCATGACGCCTATGCCAAACTAACCCGCATATAGACAAGGTGAAAACTCTCTAATGGCCGATTGGCAGTCCCTCGATCCCGAGGCCGCTCGTGAAGCGGAAAAATATGAAAACCCTATTCCTAGCCGCGAACTGATCCTGGCGCACCTCGCCGATCGGGGTTCGCCTGCTGCCCGCGAGCAACTGGTCGAAGAGTTTGGTCTGACCACAGAAGACCAGATCGAAGCCTTGCGCCGCCGTCTGCGCGCCATGGAGCGCGACGCTCAACTGATCTATACCCGCCGTGGTACGTACGCGCCGGTCGACAAGCTCGACCTGATCCTCGGCCGCATCAGCGGTCACCGTGACGGTTTCGGTTTCCTGGTGCCGGACGACGGCAGCGACGATCTGTTCATGAGCCCGGCGCAGATGCGTCTGGTGTTCGATGGCGACCGTGCGTTGGCCCGTGTTTCCGGTCTCGACCGTCGCGGTCGCCGCGAAGGCGTGATCGTTGAAGTGGTGTCCCGTGCCCACGAAACCATCGTCGGTCGCTACTTTGAAGAGGGCGGCATCGGCTTCGTCGTCGCGGACAACCCGAAGATCCAGCAGGAAGTGCTGGTTACGCCGGGCCGTAACGCCAACGCGCAGATCGGTCAGTTCGTCGAGGTGAAAATCACCCATTGGCCGACGCCGCGCTTCCAGCCGCAAGGCGATGTGGTCGAAGTGGTCGGCAACTACATGGCGCCGGGCATGGAAATCGATGTCGCTCTGCGCACCTACGACATTCCGCATGTCTGGCCTGAAGCCGTTCTGAAAGAAGCGGCCAAGCTCAAGCCTGAAGTCGAAGAAAAAGACAAAGAGAAGCGCGTCGATCTGCGCCATCTGCCGTTCGTCACCATTGACGGCGAAGATGCCCGCGACTTTGACGATGCTGTTTATTGCGAAGCCAAGCCGGGCAAGCTGCGCCTGTTCTCTGGCGGCTGGAAGTTGTACGTGGCGATTGCCGACGTTTCCAGCTACGTGAAAATCGGCTCGGCGCTGGACAACGAAGCGCAAGTGCGCGGCAACTCGGTGTACTTCCCCGAGCGCGTCGTGCCGATGCTGCCTGAGCAGCTGTCCAACGGCCTGTGCTCGCTGAACCCGCATGTCGATCGTCTGGCCATGGTTTGCGAGATGACCATCTCCAAGTCCGGCGAAATGACTGACTACTGCTTCTATGAAGCGGTGATCCATTCCCACGCTCGTCTGACTTACAACAAGGTCAGCGCGATGCTGGAAACGCCGAAAATCACCGAGGCGCGTCAGCTTCGCGGTGAGTACAACGATGTTCTGCCGCACCTCAAGCAGCTTTATGCGCTGTACAAGGTTCTACTGGCTGCCCGTCACGTCCGTGGCGCGATCGATTTCGAAACGCAGGAAACCCGAATCATCTTCGGTACCGAGCGCAAGATTGCCGAAATCCGCCCGACCACCCGTAACGATGCGCACAAGCTGATCGAGGAATGCATGCTGGCGGCCAACGTGGCCACCGCCGAGTTCCTCAAGAAGCACGAAATTCCTGCGTTGTACCGTGTCCACGACGGCCCGCCACCGGAACGTCTGGAAAAACTGCGCGCCTTCCTGGGCGAGCTCGGTCTGTCCCTGCATAAAGGCAAGGATGGCCCGTCGCCGAAGGACTATCAGGCACTGCTGGCAAGCATCAAGGATCGTCCGGATTTCCACCTGATCCAGACCGTGATGCTGCGCTCGCTGAGCCAGGCGGTGTACAGCGCTGACAACCAGGGCCACTTCGGCCTGAATTACGAAGCCTATACCCACTTCACTTCGCCGATCCGTCGTTACCCGGATTTGCTCACGCACCGCGCGATCCGCAGCGTGATCCATTCGAAACAGGACACCCCGCACGTTCGCCGTGCCGGTGCGATGACCATTCCGAAAGCGCGCATCTATCCGTACGACGAGGCGGCGCTGGAGCAACTCGGCGAGCAGTGCTCGATGAGCGAGCGCCGTGCCGACGAAGCGACCCGCGACGTAGTGAACTGGCTCAAGTGCGAGTTCATGAAGGATCGCGTGGGCGAATCGTTCCCGGGCGTGATCACCGCGGTGACCGGTTTTGGTTTGTTCGTCGAGCTGACCGATATTTACGTCGAAGGCCTGGTGCACGTCACTGCGCTGCCGGGCGACTACTACCACTTCGATCCTGTGCATCACCGCCTGGCGGGCGAGCGCACCGGTCGTAGCTTCCGTTTGGGCGATACCGTTGAAGTGCGCGTGATGCGCGTTGACCTCGACGAGCGCAAGATCGACTTCGAGATGGCTGAAAAAACCATCAGCGCGCCGATCGGTCGGAAAAAGCGTGGTGCTGAAACTGCCGCACCCGCCGCGAAGGAAAAAGCCGAAGCGGCTCCAGCGAAAACCGCTGGTCGTCGTCCGGCCAAAGAAAAGGCTGTCGAAGCCTATCGCCCAAGTGACGCCGTGGCGAAGAACGCCGAGCTGCGCAAAAGCCGTGAAATGAAGAAAGCTCTGCTTTCCGATGCCAAAAACGGTGGTAAAGCGGCGTCCGGGGGAAAGACCGGGCGGTCGGCGCCTGAAAAGGCCGCCGGCGGCAAGCCAGCCAAACCGAGCAAACACCGTAAGGGCCCGCCGAAAGCGGGTTCCGCTCCAGCCAAAAGTGGCGGGGCACGTAAACCGAAGGCGAAGTCATGAGTCAGTTGGAAAAAATCTACGGCGTTCACGCGGTAGAAGCGTTGCTGCGTCACCACCCGAAACGGGTCAAGCAGATCTGGCTGGCGGAAAGCCGTAACGATCCACGCGTGCAGACGCTGGTTGAGCTGGCCAACGAAAATCGTGTCCAGGTCGGTCAGGCCGAGCGCCGCGAAATGGACGCCTGGGTTGAAGGTGTGCACCAGGGCGTGGTCGCGGAAGTCAGTCCGAGCCAGGTCTGGGGCGAAGCGATGCTCGACGAGCTGCTTGATCGCACTGATGGCGCACCGTTGCTGCTAGTGCTTGACGGCGTGACCGATCCGCACAACCTCGGCGCTTGCCTGCGTTCGGCCGATGCGGCCGGTGCGCTGGCGGTGATCGTGCCGAAAGACAAGTCGGCAACCTTGACCCCGGTCGTACGTAAAGTGGCTTGTGGCGCGGCGGAAGTGATTCCGTTGGTTGCGGTGACTAACCTCGCCCGCACCCTGGAAAAACTTCAGCAACGCGGTCTGTGGATTGTCGGCACAGCAGGCGAAGCCGAGGTCAGCATTTACGACCAGGACCTGACGGGCCCGACCATTCTGATCATGGGCGCCGAAGGCAAAGGTATGCGTCGCCTGACCCGTGAACACTGCGACTATCTGGTGAAACTGCCGATGGCCGGTAGCGTCAGCAGCCTCAACGTTTCGGTCGCCACCGGCGTGTGCCTGTTCGAAGCCCAGCGTCAGCGCGGTGCCAAAGCCAAGGCTGCTGCCAAGAAATAAGCCTTTGCAGAAACTGTAGGAGCTGCCGAGTGAAACGAGGCTGCGATCTTTTGATCTTGTTTTGAAAAAATCAAAGTCAAAAGATCGCAGCCTTCGGCAGCTCCTACAGTTGTCTGTCGGTGGTTGTTCAAATAATCACCAATTGCCTTGCACCTCTTCTGTCCCTTCTCTACAATTGCGCCCCTTGCTGTGACGGCAGGCACGCATGTGCCCCGCGCCAGCAAGTCCATAAGTGTCATTCACTCCTTGTCTGACCGTTTTTGAGCGGCAGGCTACAACCCGTAAGGAGCATTCATGCGTCATTACGAAATCATCTTTTTGGTCCACCCGGATCAAAGCGAGCAAGTCGGCGGCATGGTTGAGCGTTACACCAAGCTGATCGAAGAAGACGGCGGCAAAATCCACCGTCTGGAAGATTGGGGCCGTCGTCAACTGGCCTACGCAATCAACAATGTTCACAAGGCTCACTACGTGATGCTGAACGTTGAGTGCACCGGCAAGGCCCTGGCCGAGCTGGAAGACAACTTCCGCTACAACGATGCAGTGATCCGTAACCTGGTCATCCGTCGCGACGAAGCCGTTACCGGCCAGTCCGAGATGCTCAAGGCTGAAGAAAACCGCAGTGAGCGCCGTGAGCGTCGCGATCGTCCTGAGCACGAAGGCGCTGAAAGCGCTGAAGGCGAAGAGAACGACAGCGATAACGCTGACGAGTAATCCACGGACCTTATTAAGGAGCCTATCAAATGGCACGTTTCTTCCGTCGTCGTAAATTCTGCCGTTTCACCGCTGAAGACGTGAAAGAGATCGATTACAAAGATCTCAACACTCTGAAAGCCTACGTATCCGAGACCGGCAAAATCGTTCCAAGCCGTATCACCGGTACCAAAGCTCGTTATCAGCGTCAGCTGGCCACCGCTATCAAGCGCGCCCGCTTCCTGGCCCTGCTGGCCTACACCGACAGCCACGGCCGCTGAGACCGGGCAGTCGACAAGTAGCAAAGGATTGAATGCATGCGTGCCTTAGCTGAGTTCATCATGCGAGGCCGTATGCAGGCCACTCTCGTGGTGGCCGGATGTGCAACATTGCCGTTGTTGTATTGGTTGGGTGCTGCCGCGGGGAGCCTTGTGCTGCTGCGGCGCGGACTGACGGACGCCCTGGGTGTTCTGTCTCTGGGGCTGCTGCCGGCGTTGATCTGGTGGCTGTATGCCGATGACCCCCGGGCACTTCTGGTGCTGCTGGGATCTTCGGGACTTGCGTTGGTTTTGCGCGCAAGTGAGTCCTGGGTTCGCACGCTGCTGGTCAGCGTAGTGATTGGAGTGGTGTTTTCGGTGGTGCTCGGGGCAGCGTTTGCGGCCCAGATCGAGATGCTCGCGCAGGCCTTGATAAAGGTCATGCCGGTGCTTCTCGGTGAGACCTACAAGCAATTGTCGGTCGATGAGCAAGCGCGTTTTGCGTCCCTGATTGCACCAGTCCTGACCGGACTGATTGCGGCGTTGTTGCAGATTGTCAGCGTGCTGAGCCTGATTGTCGGGCGGCATTGGCAGGCGTTGTTGTACAACCCGGGTGGTTTTGGTCGCGAGTTTCGCGCCATCCGGATCCCGCTGGGGCCGGCGATGTTGCTGCTGGCGTTGATGCTTCTGGGCCCGAATCTCGGTGCACAGATGGCCATGTTGACGCCGTTGTGCAGTGTACCGCTGGTGTTCGCCGGACTTGCCCTGATTCACGGGCTGGTCGGGCAAAAGCGACTGGCCGGTTTCTGGCTGGTGGGGTTGTACGTCACGCTGCTGTTGTTCATGCAGCTGATCTATCCGTTGCTCGTGGTCCTGGCCATTGTCGACAGCCTGATTGATTTTCGCGGTCGTCACGTGTCGAAAGACACCGACAGCGCGAACGGTGAAGGTTAAAAGTTAGAGGATTTTCACATGCAACTGATCCTTCTGGAAAAAGTCACCAACCTGGGCAACCTGGGTGACAAAGTAAACGTTAAGGCCGGTTACGGTCGTAACTACCTGCTGCCTTATGGCAAAGCTACCGCCGCGACCCCAGCGAACATCGCTGCGTTCGAAGAGCGTCGTGCCGAGCTGGAAAAAGCTGCTGCAGACCGTAAAGCATCGGCTGAAAGCCGTGCTGCCCAACTGGCCGAGCTGGAAGTGACCATCACTGCCACCGCTGGCGACGAAGGCAAGCTGTTCGGTTCGATCGGTACTCACGACATCGCTGACGCACTGACCGCCTCCGGCGTTGAAGTTGCGAAAAGCGAAGTTCGTCTGCCGAACGGCACCATCCGCAACGTGGGTGAATTCGACGTGGCTGTGCACCTGCACGCCGAAGTTGAAGCCACCGTACGCGTTGTCGTGGTAGCAGCTTAAGCAACACTGATCGGCTGGCGGCTTGTCCGTCAGACGGTTAACATCGGGCACGATCCTGTTTACAGGTCGTGCCCTTTGTCTTTCTGAATTCCCTGTTTTTCCAAACTACACAAGTGGCCATGAACGATATCTCCGCTCCCGAGCAATACGATCTGCAAACCGCTGCCCTGAAGGTGCCGCCGCACTCCATCGAGGCCGAACAGGCCGTACTCGGTGGTCTGATGCTGGACAACAACGCCTGGGAACGCGTGCTCGATCAAGTCTCCGACGGCGATTTCTATCGGCATGACCACCGTTTGATCTTCCGCGCAATCGCCAGACTGGCTGATCAGAACTCCCCGATCGACGTCGTGACCCTTGCCGAGCAATTGGACAAGGAAGGTCAGACCTCGCAAGTCGGCGGCCTCGGTTACCTCGGCGAGCTGGCGAAAAACACGCCATCCGTCGCCAACATCAAGGCCTATGCGCAGATCGTCCGCCAGCGCGCGACGTTGCGCCAACTGATCGGCATCAGCACCGAGATTGCCGACAGCGCCTTCAACCCGGAAGGGCGCACCGCCGAGGAGATCCTCGATGAAGCCGAGCGGCAGATCTTCGCGATTGCCGAGGCCCGGCCGAAAACCGGTGGCCCTGTCGGTGTGAATGACTTGCTGACCAAGGCCATCGACCGCATCGACACCTTGTTCAACACCGACAACGCCATCACCGGCCTGTCTACCGGTTACACCGACCTCGACGAGAAAACCAGCGGCCTGCAACCGGCCGACCTGATCATCGTCGCCGGTCGTCCGTCGATGGGTAAAACCACCTTCGCGATGAACCTGGTGGAAAACGCCGTACTGCGCAGCGAAAAGGCGGTGCTG
Encoded here:
- the rnr gene encoding ribonuclease R yields the protein MADWQSLDPEAAREAEKYENPIPSRELILAHLADRGSPAAREQLVEEFGLTTEDQIEALRRRLRAMERDAQLIYTRRGTYAPVDKLDLILGRISGHRDGFGFLVPDDGSDDLFMSPAQMRLVFDGDRALARVSGLDRRGRREGVIVEVVSRAHETIVGRYFEEGGIGFVVADNPKIQQEVLVTPGRNANAQIGQFVEVKITHWPTPRFQPQGDVVEVVGNYMAPGMEIDVALRTYDIPHVWPEAVLKEAAKLKPEVEEKDKEKRVDLRHLPFVTIDGEDARDFDDAVYCEAKPGKLRLFSGGWKLYVAIADVSSYVKIGSALDNEAQVRGNSVYFPERVVPMLPEQLSNGLCSLNPHVDRLAMVCEMTISKSGEMTDYCFYEAVIHSHARLTYNKVSAMLETPKITEARQLRGEYNDVLPHLKQLYALYKVLLAARHVRGAIDFETQETRIIFGTERKIAEIRPTTRNDAHKLIEECMLAANVATAEFLKKHEIPALYRVHDGPPPERLEKLRAFLGELGLSLHKGKDGPSPKDYQALLASIKDRPDFHLIQTVMLRSLSQAVYSADNQGHFGLNYEAYTHFTSPIRRYPDLLTHRAIRSVIHSKQDTPHVRRAGAMTIPKARIYPYDEAALEQLGEQCSMSERRADEATRDVVNWLKCEFMKDRVGESFPGVITAVTGFGLFVELTDIYVEGLVHVTALPGDYYHFDPVHHRLAGERTGRSFRLGDTVEVRVMRVDLDERKIDFEMAEKTISAPIGRKKRGAETAAPAAKEKAEAAPAKTAGRRPAKEKAVEAYRPSDAVAKNAELRKSREMKKALLSDAKNGGKAASGGKTGRSAPEKAAGGKPAKPSKHRKGPPKAGSAPAKSGGARKPKAKS
- the rlmB gene encoding 23S rRNA (guanosine(2251)-2'-O)-methyltransferase RlmB, with the protein product MSQLEKIYGVHAVEALLRHHPKRVKQIWLAESRNDPRVQTLVELANENRVQVGQAERREMDAWVEGVHQGVVAEVSPSQVWGEAMLDELLDRTDGAPLLLVLDGVTDPHNLGACLRSADAAGALAVIVPKDKSATLTPVVRKVACGAAEVIPLVAVTNLARTLEKLQQRGLWIVGTAGEAEVSIYDQDLTGPTILIMGAEGKGMRRLTREHCDYLVKLPMAGSVSSLNVSVATGVCLFEAQRQRGAKAKAAAKK
- the rpsF gene encoding 30S ribosomal protein S6; this encodes MRHYEIIFLVHPDQSEQVGGMVERYTKLIEEDGGKIHRLEDWGRRQLAYAINNVHKAHYVMLNVECTGKALAELEDNFRYNDAVIRNLVIRRDEAVTGQSEMLKAEENRSERRERRDRPEHEGAESAEGEENDSDNADE
- the rpsR gene encoding 30S ribosomal protein S18; protein product: MARFFRRRKFCRFTAEDVKEIDYKDLNTLKAYVSETGKIVPSRITGTKARYQRQLATAIKRARFLALLAYTDSHGR
- the rplI gene encoding 50S ribosomal protein L9, which encodes MQLILLEKVTNLGNLGDKVNVKAGYGRNYLLPYGKATAATPANIAAFEERRAELEKAAADRKASAESRAAQLAELEVTITATAGDEGKLFGSIGTHDIADALTASGVEVAKSEVRLPNGTIRNVGEFDVAVHLHAEVEATVRVVVVAA
- the dnaB gene encoding replicative DNA helicase, whose protein sequence is MNDISAPEQYDLQTAALKVPPHSIEAEQAVLGGLMLDNNAWERVLDQVSDGDFYRHDHRLIFRAIARLADQNSPIDVVTLAEQLDKEGQTSQVGGLGYLGELAKNTPSVANIKAYAQIVRQRATLRQLIGISTEIADSAFNPEGRTAEEILDEAERQIFAIAEARPKTGGPVGVNDLLTKAIDRIDTLFNTDNAITGLSTGYTDLDEKTSGLQPADLIIVAGRPSMGKTTFAMNLVENAVLRSEKAVLVYSLEMPGESLVMRMLSSLGRIDQTKVRSGQLEDDDWPRLTSAVNLLNDRKLFIDDTAGISPSEMRARTRRLAREHGEIGLIMIDYLQLMQIPGSGGDNRTNEISEISRSLKALAKEFNCPVVALSQLNRSLEQRPNKRPINSDLRESGAIEQDADVIMFVYRDEVYHPETEHKGIAEIIIGKQRNGPIGFVRLAFIGKYTRFENLAPGSYNFDDDE